Below is a window of Dehalococcoidia bacterium DNA.
TCGGCCTTCGGTACGTAGGCCTGCCGCGGGAGGAGCTGAACTGGCGGGTCCCCCCGGAGGAGGCGGGGCTGCACGCCTCTGGCCACGCCCCCGCCCACCACCTTATGCAGCTCATCGAAGAGGTGCGGCCCCACCTCCTTGTGCCCCTGCACACCGAGCATCCCGAGTGGTTCGCCCATCGCCTTAAAGGCTCCGCCACCTCCGTCCATCTCCCCCAAGAGGGGGAGTCCCTGGACCTGGCCCGTCTCCTGGGCTAGGGAGCTAGCCCAGGGCAGCTACGAGTGGGGCACCTCGATGCCCGCGGCATGGAAGGCCTCCTTGAGGCGGCGGCGCAGCTCCCCGGCCACCTCCCACTGCTTCATAGGCTCCGTCTCCCCCAACACCTTGATGACGACACCCGAAGGGGCCAGCTCCTCCACCCGCAGGGCCCTGGGGGGCGAGATGATCATGCCCTGGAACCGAGGGTCCGTCGCCAGCTCCTGGCCCACCCTGTCGATGATGCGAAAGACCCTCTCCAGGTCCTCCTTATAGGAAATGACCACATCGATGTTGACACGGGAAAACTCCTTGGTGAGGTTGCTCACCACCCTTACCTCCGCATGGGGGATGAAATGGACCGTGCCGTCCATGTCCCGCAGGATGGTGCGGCGCAGCCCCACGTCCTCCACCAGGCCGGTGACGCCGGCGATGCGCACCACGTCCCCCTTGCTGTACTGGTTCTCCAGCAGGATGAAGAAGCCGTTGATGACATCGCGCACCAGGCTCTGGGCAGCGATTCCCAGGGCCAGGCCCGCCACCCCCGCCCCCGCCAGCAGGGGGGCGATGTTGATGCCCACCAGGGGCAGGACGAGCAATAAGGCAGTGAGGGCCAGCACCGCTCGGCCACTGCCGGTAAAGAGGCGAGCCAGGGTATGGGTGCGCTGCTCTACCTCCTCTGGCGTCTTATCGGCCAGCCCCTTCCGCACTCCCGCCCGGATGAGCGGGGGGACTACCCGGTGTAAGGCCCAGTCAGCCACCAGGGCGGCTATCACGATAACGGCGATGCGGAGCCCATCGCTCAGCAGGTACTCCCGCACCTGTTGCCAAGTGAGCAGAAGGGGCATGGACGCACCTCCACCAGCCCATGGCGCTGGGGGTGATAGTGCCACTGGTGATCGTACATCGCGCGGGAGGGCGTCCTGAAAGGGGATGCGCCCTCCTACATATCATGCTCTCGTATCAGCCCTCTTACGGGAAGGCAAGGGAGGGCCTCTTGCAGGCGCAGATGGCCGAAGGGCCGCCCCCTACACGCTCACCACGGCGTCGGCGGAGAGGACCACGTCGTTGAGGGTGGCGGCACCCACCACCTCTGCCCCTTCGATGAAGTCGCCCCGGTCCAGCCCCAAAAGCATGCACGATTGCTCGCAGACCATGAACCGCACGCCGGCCTGGCGCGCTTGGTCCATCACCTCCTTAAGGGTGGGGAAGGCACCCACCTGGATCTTCTCCGCCTCCCCCTTCTTAAAGGCGGTGATGCCCTTGATGAAGGCGTAGATGATGGGCTCCTGCCCCATGGCAGCAGCGGTAGTGGCCAGCACGAAGGGCGCATATAGCCGCTCTGGTGTGTCCGTCCCACTGGTGAGCAGATAAACGATCTTCTTCCTCTCGGCCATGGCCCTAACCCCCCTTGCGTATCAAGACCCTCAGCTGCCCATCGTCCTTGCGGACCGCCAACACCTGGTGGCCAGCCCACTTGGCCCAGGCCTGCAGGTCGGGCTCCGCTGCCGGGTCGGTGGCCAGCACCTCCATCACCTGCCCCGACTCCAGCTCCTCTATCTCCTGCCGTGCCCGTAGCACGGGCCCCGGACAATACTGACCCCTTACGTCCACCACCTTCGCTACCTGCACCTCCATGAGCCCCTCCTGACGCCCCAGATTATCGCATTTGTCGACTGTGTTTGTCAACTTGGTCGACGGGCGATGAGGCTGGCGATGGCCCTGGGACGGGGGCCATAGTGGACCAGCCCCTCGCGGTAGAGGAGGGGCTCCAGGTGGGGGAAGAGGGAGGGGAGCTCGCCGGGATGGAGGAGGTAGTGGGGGTTACGGGGGCCCCATCCCAGAGTCAGCTGCACGGTGGTGAAGGTCTCGAAGAAGAGGAGGCCGCCGGGGCGGAGGGCCCCCTCCAGCAGAGGGCACAGCTCCCGCTCGAGGAAGTAGAAGTCCAGGACAACATCGAAGACCTCTTGTGGGATGGGGTAGGTGGTGATGTCGGCGCAGATGGCCGTGATGGGAAGGCCACGGCGTGCAGCCTCCCGGCGGCACATCTCCACGGCCACGGGAGATATGTCGACGCCTATCACCTCCAGGCCACGGGCGGCCAAGAAGAGGGCATGGCGCCCGGCCCCCATGGCCACGTCCAGGGCGCGGCCTACCGTCGGCAGGAGGTGGGCATTCTCCACCAACAGCGGGGATGGCTCCCGAGGGGAGGCTTCCCTGAGGTAGCGTTGGTCCCAATGACGGAGTATGTCCTGGCTCGCCTCCACCGCCATCCATGATGGCAGCCCAGGGTGGGGCCGGGCAAGGCCATGGCCCCCCGGTTGGCCATAGCTTACACTGAAAGATGGTCGTGGCGGATGTAGAGAGGTGCCAGGGGCAGGCCCTTTGGGGCCCGCGGGAGGTGGGGTTGGCCTTAGCCGCCCTGGTGGTGATGGCCGTGGCCCTGCTGATCCCAGCAGCCATCGCTGCTGCCCTCCTGGCCCAAGGGGAGGAGCTGACGAAGGATGTGGGGGCCATGGCGGCGCTGCTGGGGGCTAACGTGGCGGTGGAGGCCCTTATCCTGGCGGTGCCCCTTTGGTGGGTGATGGGGCGGCAGGGCACCTTGGCTGACTTGGGCTGGCGTTGGCCTCGCCGTGGGGGGCTGTGGACGCCTCTGGCCACCTTGGTGGGCGCCTACCTAGTCCTGGGGATCTATGCGGGGGCCCTTGAGGCAGCAGGTCTGGAGAGGCTTCTGCCCAAGTCATCCTTCCCGAAGGTGGCCTTCCAGGAGCCATCCCTGGCAGCCCTGGTGGGGCTGATGGCCCTGGGGCTGGCCCCCTTGGCGGAGGAGACCTTCTTCCGCGGGTTCGTGTTCCAAGGGCTGCGACGTCGCTGGGGCCTATGGTGGTCGGCCCTGGCTTCTGGGGCTCTCTTCGGCCTTATGCATCTGCAGGTGGGGGCCATGATCCCCTTCTCGGCCATTGGGGTGGTGTTCGCCCTGGCCTATGCCTACTCAGGCTCCATCTTGCCCAGCGTGGCTGCCCACTTGGCCTTCAACTCCGTGAGCTTTGGGATCATGCTGGCCACCGTCTGATGGGGCGCATCGAAGGGTGTTTCCGCCGCTTGCGCGAAGGCGGGGAGCTGGGGCTCATCGCCTATCTCACGGTGGGCTATCCCACGCTGGAGGCCACCTTGCGCCTGGTGCCGGCCGTGCTGGCAGGGGGGGCCCACATGGTGGAGCTGGGCATCCCCTTCTCCGATCCCTTAGCCGACGGGGCCACCATCCAAAGGGCCACCCAGGTGGCCCTAGCCCAGGGCATCCGGCCCCGCACCTGCCTGGAGGTGGTCCGACGCTTGCGCGCGCAAGGGGTGGAAGCCCCCCTGGTGCTCATGACCTACTTCAACCCCCTACTGGCCCTGGGGGTAGAGCCCTTCCTACGCCAGGCGCGGGAGGCGGGGGCCGATGGCATCATCGTAGTGGACCTGCCCTGGGAGGAAGGGGAGGAGGTGCGACAGGCCTGCCAGGCCCTAGGCCTGGACCTCATAGCCCTAGTAGCCCCCACCACCGACGACCAGAGGCTGGCCCGCATAGGGCGGGAGGCCCAGGGGTTCATATACTGCGTCAGCGTCACGGGCGTGACAGGGGCCCGCGACGAGCTCCCGCCGGACTTGCCCCAGCTCCTCAAGAGGGTGCGGGCCCACACCCCATTGCCTATAGCCGTAGGATTTGGTATATCTAAACGCAAACACCTCGAGGCGGTGCGCCCTCTAGCCGATGCCGTGGTCATCGGCAGCGCCATCATAGAGAGGCTAGAAGGGGCGGAGCCTGAGGAAGCAGTGGAGAGGGTCAGGAGCTATGTGGAGGTGGTCACCGGCCGTCGGGCCCAGGGCCCCCCAGATGGCTAGGGGCCGGCCCCTGGCCGGGTCGTTTGCCTGAGCTTCGGCAGGGCGGGCCCGCCCAGGCCAGAAGGGGGTCGCGGCATGCTGTGCCGAGGCATCCGGGGAGCGATCACAGTGGCTGCCAACAC
It encodes the following:
- a CDS encoding sulfurtransferase TusA family protein, which encodes MEVQVAKVVDVRGQYCPGPVLRARQEIEELESGQVMEVLATDPAAEPDLQAWAKWAGHQVLAVRKDDGQLRVLIRKGG
- a CDS encoding mechanosensitive ion channel family protein, coding for MPLLLTWQQVREYLLSDGLRIAVIVIAALVADWALHRVVPPLIRAGVRKGLADKTPEEVEQRTHTLARLFTGSGRAVLALTALLLVLPLVGINIAPLLAGAGVAGLALGIAAQSLVRDVINGFFILLENQYSKGDVVRIAGVTGLVEDVGLRRTILRDMDGTVHFIPHAEVRVVSNLTKEFSRVNIDVVISYKEDLERVFRIIDRVGQELATDPRFQGMIISPPRALRVEELAPSGVVIKVLGETEPMKQWEVAGELRRRLKEAFHAAGIEVPHS
- a CDS encoding DsrE family protein, with translation MAERKKIVYLLTSGTDTPERLYAPFVLATTAAAMGQEPIIYAFIKGITAFKKGEAEKIQVGAFPTLKEVMDQARQAGVRFMVCEQSCMLLGLDRGDFIEGAEVVGAATLNDVVLSADAVVSV
- the trpA gene encoding tryptophan synthase subunit alpha; its protein translation is MGRIEGCFRRLREGGELGLIAYLTVGYPTLEATLRLVPAVLAGGAHMVELGIPFSDPLADGATIQRATQVALAQGIRPRTCLEVVRRLRAQGVEAPLVLMTYFNPLLALGVEPFLRQAREAGADGIIVVDLPWEEGEEVRQACQALGLDLIALVAPTTDDQRLARIGREAQGFIYCVSVTGVTGARDELPPDLPQLLKRVRAHTPLPIAVGFGISKRKHLEAVRPLADAVVIGSAIIERLEGAEPEEAVERVRSYVEVVTGRRAQGPPDG
- a CDS encoding class I SAM-dependent methyltransferase, coding for MAVEASQDILRHWDQRYLREASPREPSPLLVENAHLLPTVGRALDVAMGAGRHALFLAARGLEVIGVDISPVAVEMCRREAARRGLPITAICADITTYPIPQEVFDVVLDFYFLERELCPLLEGALRPGGLLFFETFTTVQLTLGWGPRNPHYLLHPGELPSLFPHLEPLLYREGLVHYGPRPRAIASLIARRPS
- a CDS encoding CPBP family intramembrane glutamic endopeptidase, which gives rise to MVVADVERCQGQALWGPREVGLALAALVVMAVALLIPAAIAAALLAQGEELTKDVGAMAALLGANVAVEALILAVPLWWVMGRQGTLADLGWRWPRRGGLWTPLATLVGAYLVLGIYAGALEAAGLERLLPKSSFPKVAFQEPSLAALVGLMALGLAPLAEETFFRGFVFQGLRRRWGLWWSALASGALFGLMHLQVGAMIPFSAIGVVFALAYAYSGSILPSVAAHLAFNSVSFGIMLATV